In a genomic window of Gambusia affinis linkage group LG04, SWU_Gaff_1.0, whole genome shotgun sequence:
- the LOC122830127 gene encoding TBC1 domain family member 24-like isoform X1, with protein MIHVSRTPEFSNFGNMNMISFASPEQDVNSLLTGRRPRSRSYNNPEDSKNCDFQVQTEELNARPRSRSFYSYETSELCSNFDTENFSWSCPLKQRASSQLRHQMSKINDKDGNQYGFPVNPKKSKSKKLSKDLNGSKGSARTVSMITISESDNWEICSSSGMKYGQFVDWEKIDPEPAKKYQQILKSGHQQLKRMGREGFWATSHTLRAKAYYHVIHNINSRAITPDRDVYYEMAKKLFGEQKVSTHQVPEYMEDGDLPRYCLNKAGMNSVKKILICLGSYYPDMSYCPILPALVSLILHFSEDEAECFYSVSQLICYKDPNKRYIDQTFLTYRASCMTFGDLANRCCRGIRKLIASSHQNLFEFYSDWIMWIFADLPFTYAIRVLDVYLLEGFKVLFRVALALLDLYKVSVSSRVADVEDFRTDMKRFVQSVTRHCTAEKLLERAFQIPIATRNELNLLFNANKDALKQKGVSTHQKRQTVESVDLSNFSSSVVTVTEMRVIWAWIPERFALFNPVRLFHIAEHGRNLSSLYSRVEGHEPIVLIIKTMDEEVFGAFLSTDLMERRNHDSQGLTYFGTGECFVFVLRPSMERYQRAMVNIMTRIASPQQHRNGSSSTSQLANSSKSQLTTKTVSCTNETPQNPSYLTLPLSAPLGNPRTAKEAKRPKEQDASNFIAGDNSQLIIGGDGGHALCLCDNLEEGNSEPCDTFSSNPLCKGHFQIQSLEVWGIQNSIYLSHSFHSQ; from the exons ATGATTCACGTCTCAAGAACACCAGAGTTTTCAAACTTTGGGAACATGAACATGATTTCTTTTGCATCTCCTGAACAAGATGTGAACTCCTTGTTGACAGGCAGAAGACCGAGGTCCCGTTCTTATAACAACCCAGAGGACAGTAAAAACTGTGACTTTCAAGTACAAACAGAGGAACTCAATGCAAGACCGcgctccag ATCATTTTACAGTTATGAGACATCAGAGTTGTGCTCCAATTTTGACACAGAAAACTTTTCGTGGTCCTGTCCACTGAAGCAGAGAGCAAGCTCACAGTTAAGACATCAAATGTCCAAAATTAATGATAAAGATGGGAATCAATATGGTTTTCCTGTCAACCCAAAGAAGTCTAAGTCAAAAAAGCTCTCAAAAGATCTTAATG GCAGTAAAGGCAGTGCCAGGACAGTGTCCATGATAACCATCTCTGAGTCAGACAACTGGGAGATTTGCTCCAGCTCTGGTATGAAGTATGGACAGTTTGTGGACTGGGAGAAGATTGATCCAGAACCTGCGAAGAAATACCAGCAGATCCTGAAGAGCGGGCATCAGCAGCTGAAACGAATGGGCCGAGAGGGTTTCTGGGCCACCTCGCACACACTGAGGGCCAAAGCATACTATCATGTCATCCACAACATCAATTCCAG GGCTATTACACCAGATAGAGATGTTTACTACGAAATGGCCAAGAAACTTTTTGGGGAACAGAAAGTTAGCACTCACCAAGTCCCGGAGTATATGGAGGATGGGGACTTACCAAG ATACTGCCTCAACAAAGCAGGCATGAATTCTGTTAAAAAGATACTTATATGCCTTGGCAGTTACTATCCAGACATGAGCTACTGCCCCATCCTTCCTGCCTTGGTCTCTCTCATACTTCACTTTAGTGAGGATGAAGCAGAGTGTTTCTACAGCGTGTCTCAACTAATCTGCTACAAAGATCCTAACAAGCGCTACATCGACCAGACATTTCTTACTTATCGTGCTTCTTGCATGACATTCGGGGACCTTGCCAACAGGTGTTGCCGAGGCATCCGAAAGCTGATTGCCAGCTCGCACCAAAACCTCTTTGAATTCTACTCTGACTGGATCATGTGGATTTTTGCTGACCTTCCATTTACATATGCAATCAGAGTTCTGGATGTCTACTTACTGGAGGGTTTCAAGGTTCTCTTCAG GGTTGCATTAGCTTTGCTTGACCTCTACAAAGTGTCCGTGTCGTCTCGGGTAGCAGACGTCGAAGACTTTAGAACTGACATGAAACGTTTTGTGCAAAGTGTAACTCGCCACTGCACAGCTGAGAAGCTTTTGGAAAGAGCCTTCCAGATTCCAATTGCTACACGAAATGAACTTAACCTTCTGTTCAATGCAAATAAGGATGCCCTAAAACAAAAAGGTGTCAGCACACACCAAAAGAG GCAGACGGTGGAATCAGTGGATTTAAGCAACTTCAGCTCCAGTGTTGTCACAGTGACAGAGATGAGGGTCATCTGGGCCTGGATTCCTGAACGTTTTGCGCTTTTCAACCCCGTTCGGTTGTTTCATATTGCAGAACATGGAAGAAATCTTTCCTC ATTGTATTCACGTGTTGAAGGACATGAGCCAATAGTACTCATCATCAAAACAATGGACGAAGAG GTTTTTGGAGCTTTCTTGTCAACGGATTTGATGGAAAGACGGAATCACGACTCTCAGGGACTTACATACTTTGGAACTGgggagtgttttgtttttgtg CTTCGCCCTAGCATGGAGCGCTACCAGCGGGCTATGGTCAACATTATGACCAGAATAGCTTCTCCTCAGCAGCACAGAAATGGAAGCAGTTCCACATCTCAGTTGGCAAACAGCAGCAAGTCTCAGCTCACCACCAAAACTGTCAGCTGTACAAATGAGACTCCCCAGAATCCCTCCTACCTGACACTCCCCCTCAGTGCTCCATTAGGAAATCCCAGAACTGCAAAGGAGGCCAAGAGACCAAAGGAGCAAGATGCCTCAAATTTCATTGCAGGAGATAACAGTCAGCTCATCATTG GTGGTGATGGGGGCCACGCACTCTGCTTGTGTGATAACTTAGAGGAAGGAAACTCAGAACCATGTGACACATTCAGCAGCAACCCACTCTGCAAAGGACACTTCCAGATCCAGTCCCTGGAAGTATGGGGCATTCAGAACTCCATCTACCTATCTCACAGCTTTCATTCTCAATAG
- the LOC122830127 gene encoding TBC1 domain family member 24-like isoform X2 — protein sequence MIHVSRTPEFSNFGNMNMISFASPEQDVNSLLTGRRPRSRSYNNPEDSKNCDFQVQTEELNARPRSRSFYSYETSELCSNFDTENFSWSCPLKQRASSQLRHQMSKINDKDGNQYGFPVNPKKSKSKKLSKDLNGSKGSARTVSMITISESDNWEICSSSGMKYGQFVDWEKIDPEPAKKYQQILKSGHQQLKRMGREGFWATSHTLRAKAYYHVIHNINSRAITPDRDVYYEMAKKLFGEQKVSTHQVPEYMEDGDLPRCCRGIRKLIASSHQNLFEFYSDWIMWIFADLPFTYAIRVLDVYLLEGFKVLFRVALALLDLYKVSVSSRVADVEDFRTDMKRFVQSVTRHCTAEKLLERAFQIPIATRNELNLLFNANKDALKQKGVSTHQKRQTVESVDLSNFSSSVVTVTEMRVIWAWIPERFALFNPVRLFHIAEHGRNLSSLYSRVEGHEPIVLIIKTMDEEVFGAFLSTDLMERRNHDSQGLTYFGTGECFVFVLRPSMERYQRAMVNIMTRIASPQQHRNGSSSTSQLANSSKSQLTTKTVSCTNETPQNPSYLTLPLSAPLGNPRTAKEAKRPKEQDASNFIAGDNSQLIIGGDGGHALCLCDNLEEGNSEPCDTFSSNPLCKGHFQIQSLEVWGIQNSIYLSHSFHSQ from the exons ATGATTCACGTCTCAAGAACACCAGAGTTTTCAAACTTTGGGAACATGAACATGATTTCTTTTGCATCTCCTGAACAAGATGTGAACTCCTTGTTGACAGGCAGAAGACCGAGGTCCCGTTCTTATAACAACCCAGAGGACAGTAAAAACTGTGACTTTCAAGTACAAACAGAGGAACTCAATGCAAGACCGcgctccag ATCATTTTACAGTTATGAGACATCAGAGTTGTGCTCCAATTTTGACACAGAAAACTTTTCGTGGTCCTGTCCACTGAAGCAGAGAGCAAGCTCACAGTTAAGACATCAAATGTCCAAAATTAATGATAAAGATGGGAATCAATATGGTTTTCCTGTCAACCCAAAGAAGTCTAAGTCAAAAAAGCTCTCAAAAGATCTTAATG GCAGTAAAGGCAGTGCCAGGACAGTGTCCATGATAACCATCTCTGAGTCAGACAACTGGGAGATTTGCTCCAGCTCTGGTATGAAGTATGGACAGTTTGTGGACTGGGAGAAGATTGATCCAGAACCTGCGAAGAAATACCAGCAGATCCTGAAGAGCGGGCATCAGCAGCTGAAACGAATGGGCCGAGAGGGTTTCTGGGCCACCTCGCACACACTGAGGGCCAAAGCATACTATCATGTCATCCACAACATCAATTCCAG GGCTATTACACCAGATAGAGATGTTTACTACGAAATGGCCAAGAAACTTTTTGGGGAACAGAAAGTTAGCACTCACCAAGTCCCGGAGTATATGGAGGATGGGGACTTACCAAG GTGTTGCCGAGGCATCCGAAAGCTGATTGCCAGCTCGCACCAAAACCTCTTTGAATTCTACTCTGACTGGATCATGTGGATTTTTGCTGACCTTCCATTTACATATGCAATCAGAGTTCTGGATGTCTACTTACTGGAGGGTTTCAAGGTTCTCTTCAG GGTTGCATTAGCTTTGCTTGACCTCTACAAAGTGTCCGTGTCGTCTCGGGTAGCAGACGTCGAAGACTTTAGAACTGACATGAAACGTTTTGTGCAAAGTGTAACTCGCCACTGCACAGCTGAGAAGCTTTTGGAAAGAGCCTTCCAGATTCCAATTGCTACACGAAATGAACTTAACCTTCTGTTCAATGCAAATAAGGATGCCCTAAAACAAAAAGGTGTCAGCACACACCAAAAGAG GCAGACGGTGGAATCAGTGGATTTAAGCAACTTCAGCTCCAGTGTTGTCACAGTGACAGAGATGAGGGTCATCTGGGCCTGGATTCCTGAACGTTTTGCGCTTTTCAACCCCGTTCGGTTGTTTCATATTGCAGAACATGGAAGAAATCTTTCCTC ATTGTATTCACGTGTTGAAGGACATGAGCCAATAGTACTCATCATCAAAACAATGGACGAAGAG GTTTTTGGAGCTTTCTTGTCAACGGATTTGATGGAAAGACGGAATCACGACTCTCAGGGACTTACATACTTTGGAACTGgggagtgttttgtttttgtg CTTCGCCCTAGCATGGAGCGCTACCAGCGGGCTATGGTCAACATTATGACCAGAATAGCTTCTCCTCAGCAGCACAGAAATGGAAGCAGTTCCACATCTCAGTTGGCAAACAGCAGCAAGTCTCAGCTCACCACCAAAACTGTCAGCTGTACAAATGAGACTCCCCAGAATCCCTCCTACCTGACACTCCCCCTCAGTGCTCCATTAGGAAATCCCAGAACTGCAAAGGAGGCCAAGAGACCAAAGGAGCAAGATGCCTCAAATTTCATTGCAGGAGATAACAGTCAGCTCATCATTG GTGGTGATGGGGGCCACGCACTCTGCTTGTGTGATAACTTAGAGGAAGGAAACTCAGAACCATGTGACACATTCAGCAGCAACCCACTCTGCAAAGGACACTTCCAGATCCAGTCCCTGGAAGTATGGGGCATTCAGAACTCCATCTACCTATCTCACAGCTTTCATTCTCAATAG